In Streptomyces sannanensis, the DNA window ATCGCCGTCGAAGTCCTCGTGGACGGTGATGCCGGCCTTCTCGACGGCGCTCTGCGCGACGGCGTACGACGGGGCCACCAGATCGCCCCAGCCACCGTCCTCGCCCACGAGCACGATGCGGGCGCCCTTCTGGCCGATGTACGCGACCTGGCCTTCGGCGCCGCCGTGCTGTCTGGCGAAGGCGCCGATCTGCCTGGCGAGCTTCGCCGCCTTGCGGTCGGCCTTCGCCACCTGCTTCTCGTCAACCTGTGTGTCTGCCATGCGACCAGGCTACTCGCGGGTAGATCACCTGGCGATACACGGTCCACGTGGCCTGGGCCACGAACGAACGCCGGGCGGGCTGGAAAATCCAGCCCGCCCGGCGTTCGAGGACCATTGACCTACCGCAGGAAGGGGTCCACCGCGACGGCGACGAAGAGCAGCGAGACGTAGGTGATGGACCAGTGGAAGAGACGCATCTCCTTGAGCTTCGCGCCCGTCGCACCGGTCTTCGCGCGGGCCTGGAGCGCATGCGCCTCCCACAGCCACCAGCCGCCGGTCGCCAGGGCGACCGCAGTGTAGAACCAGCCGGTGTAGCCGAGCGGCTGCAGGAGCAGCGAGACGCCGACCATGACCCAGCTGTAGACCACGATCTGCCGGGCCACGACCTTGTTGGAGGCGATGACCGGGAGCATGGGCACGCCCACGCGCGCGTAGTCCTCCTTCACCTTCATGGACAGCGGCCAGTAGTGCGGCGGCGTCCAGAAGAAGATGACCATGAACAGAACCACGGCGGCCCAGGACATCGAGTTGGTGACCGCGGACCAGCCGATCAGCACCGGCAGACAGCCGGCGATGCCGCCCCAGACGATGTTCTGCGCGGTGCGGCGCTTGAGGATCATCGTGTAGACGATGACATAGAAGAGGAGCGCACCGAGCGAAAGTGCCGCGGACAGCCAGTTGACGAGCAGGCCGAACCAGAGCGTGGAGACGACGCCGAGGGTGATACCGAAGACCAGACACTCGCGGGGGCTGACCATGCCCGTGACCAGCGGACGCTGCGAGGTGCGGTCCATCAGGGCGTCGATGTCGCGGTCGATGTACATGTTCAGCGCGTTCGCGCCGCCCGCCGACAGGTAGCCACCGATGCAGGTGGCCAGGACCAACCGGAAGTCGGGCACACCCTGCTCGGCCAGGAACATCACCGGGATGGTGGTGATCAGCAGCAGTTCGATGATCCGCGGCTTGGTCAGTGCCACGAATGCCTTGACTCTGGCCCCGAATGGGCGATGGCCCCGCGGGCTGGAAGTCAAGGCGACCCCTGCGGGTCGGGACTCGACGGCCGTCACGCACACCCCTGACAGAGAAATCCCAGCAAGCCCCGGAAGATCCGGGCATAAGGACCCGGTGAAGACTTGCGCGTACCACGCCACTGTAGACGTTGGCCGCACACCGTTCTTCGCGGGGGTCGAGTCGTGTTGAGGGTGGCCCGAGAGGCGAAGTGAGTCACTTGTCCACACTCTGGATTCACACTCGGAGAAGGCATGTAGCTGCGAGGGTAGGCTCGACAACGCCCGGTACACCCCTCAGTCACCGGGATCCGACATGTGGAGAGGAGCCCTGACCCAGGGTGAGCACCAAGCCGACCACCACTGACCTCGAGTGGACCCAATTGGACCAGCGGGCCGTCGACACCGTCCGCATCCTGGCCGCGGACGCCGTACAAAAGGTCGGCAACGGCCATCCGGGTACGGCGATGAGCCTGGCCCCGGCCGCCTACGTGCTGTTCCAGAAGCTGATGCGGCACGACCCCGCCGACGCGAAGTGGGCGGGCCGTGACCGTTTCGTGCTGTCCGCGGGCCACTCCAGCCTGACTCTCTACATCCAGCTGTACCTCGCCGGCTACGGCCTGGAGCTGGACGACCTGAAGGCGTTCCGCACCTGGGATTCGAAGACCCCCGGCCACCCGGAGTACGGCCACACCGTGGGTGTCGAGACCACGACCGGTCCGCTGGGCCAGGGCATCGCCAACGCCGTGGGCATGGCCATGGCGGCCCGCTACGAGCGCGGTCTGTACGACCCGGAGGCCGCCCCCGGCACCTCCCCCTTCGATCACACCATCTGGGCGATCGCCGGTGACGGCTGCCTCCAGGAGGGCGTCTCCGCAGAGGCCTCCTCGCTGGCGGGCCACCAGAAGCTCGGCAACCTGGTCCTGCTGTGGGACGACAACCACATCTCGATCGAGGGCGACACGGAGACCGCGATCTCCGAAAACGTCATGAAACGGTACGAGGCCTACGGCTGGCACGTCCAGCGCGTCGACCAGCTGCCGAACGGCGACCTCGACCCGGTCGGTCTGTACAACGCGCTGCAGGCCGCCAAGGAGGAGACCGGGCGTCCGTCCTTCATCGCGGCCCGCTCGATCATCGCCTGGCCCGCCCCGCACGCGCAGAACACCGAGGCCGCGCACGGCTCGGCGCTGGGCGACGAGGAGGTCGCGGCCACCAAGCGCGTCCTGGGCTTCGACCCGGAGAAGACCTTCGAGGTCTCCGACGAGGTCATCGCGCACACCCGCCGTGCCCTGGACCGCGGCCACGACGTGCGCTCCGAGTGGAACAAGGCGTTCGACGAGTGGCGCACCGCCAACCCGGAGCGTGCCGCCGAGTTCGACCGTATCCAGGCCGGCGAGCTGCCCGCGGGCTGGGAGGAGAAGCTCCCGGTCTTCGAGGCCGGCAAGGGCATCGCCACCCGTGCCGCGTCCGGCAAGGTGCTCCAGGCACTGGGCTCGGTCATCCCCGAACTGTGGGGCGGCTCCGCCGACCTCGCGGGCTCGAACAACACCACCATCGACGCCTCGTCGTCCTTCCTGCCGGCGGACAACCCGCTGCCGGAGGCCGACCCGTACGGCCGCACGGTGCACTACGGCATCCGTGAGCACGCCATGGGCTCGACGATGAACGGCATCGCGCTGCACGGCAACACCAGGATCTACGGCGGCACCTTCCTGGTGTTCTCCGACTACATGCGTCCGCCGGTGCGCCTGGCCGCGCTGATGCAGGTGCCGGTGACGTACGTGTGGACGCACGACTCCATCGGTCTGGGCGAGGACGGCCCGACCCACCAGCCGGTCGAGCACCTGGCCTCGCTGCGCGCCATCCCGGGCCTGAACATCGTGCGCCCGGCCGATGCCAACGAGACCGCGATCGCCTGGCGCGAGATCCTCAAGCGGCACGACAAGAAGGCCCCGCACGGCCTTGCGCTGACGCGTCAGGGTGTGCCGACCTACGAGTGGAACGAGGACGCGGCGCGCGGCGGCTACGTGCTGTTCGAGGCGGAGGGCGGCGACGCCCGGGTCGTCCTGATCGGCACCGGTTCCGAGGTGCAGCTGGCCGTGGCGGCGCGTGAGCAGCTGCAGGCCGAGGGCATCCCGACCCGCGTGGTGTCGATGCCGTCGGTCGAGTGGTTCGAGGAGCAGGACCAGGCGTACCGCGACTCGGTGCTGCCGCCGTCCGTGAAGGCCCGGGTGGCGGTCGAGGCCGGTATCGGCCTGACCTGGTACCGCTACGTCGGCGAGGCCGGACGTGTCGTTTCGCTGGAGCACTTCGGCGCTTCGGCCGACGGCAAGGTTCTCTTCCGTGAGTTCGGCTTCACTGCCGACGCGGTGGCCGACGCCGCCCGGGAATCTCTTGCCGCCGCAGGGCGCTGACGCCGGTATACGACAAGTAGGAGATGCAATTCTCATGACAGACGCACTCAAGCGCCTCTCCGACGAAGGCGTCGCGATCTGGCTGGACGACCTCTCTCGCAGGCGGATCACCTCCGGCAACCTCGCCGAGCTGACCGACCAGCAGCACGTGGTCGGCGTCACCACCAACCCGTCGATCTTCCAGAAGGCCATCTCGCACGGTGAGGGCTACGAGCAGCAGCTCGCCGACCTCGCCGCGCGCAAGGTGACGGTCGACGAGGCCATCCGCATGATCACGACGGCTGACGTGAGGGACGCCGCCGACATCCTGCGTCCGGTCTTCGACACCACGGGCGGCCAGGACGGCCGGGTCTCCATCGAGGTCGACCCGCGTCTGGCCCACAACACCGCGGCCACCGTCGCCGAGGCCAAGCAGCTGGCCTGGCTGGTGGACCGGCCGAACACGCTGATCAAGATCCCGGCCACCAAGGCGGGTCTTCCGGCGATCACCGAGGTCATCGGCCTCGGCATCAGCGTCAATGTCACGCTGATCTTCTCGCTGGAGCGCTACCGCGAGGTCATGGACGCCTACCTGGCCGGCCTGGAGAAGGCCAGGGAGCGCGGACTGGACCTGTCCCTGATCCACTCGGTGGCGTCGTTCTTCGTGTCCCGGGTGGACACCGAGATCGACAAGCGCCTGGACGCGCTGGGCACCGACGAGGCGAAGGCGCTGCGCGGCAAGGCCGCCCTGGCCAACGCCCGTCTGGCCTACCAGGCGTACGAAGAAGTGTTCGGCGCCGCCGACACATCGACACCGGGTAGCGACCGCTGGGCGGCCCTGGACAAGGCGCAGGCCAACAAGCAGCGTCCGCTGTGGGCCTCCACCGGAGTCAAGGACCCGGCGTACAAGAACACCCTGTACGTCGACGAACTGGTCGCCCCGGGCACGGTGAACACCATGCCGGAGGCCACCCTCGACGCCACCGCCGACCATGGCGAGATCACCGGCAACACCATCGCCGGCACCTACGAGCAGGCCCGCGCCGAGCTCGACGCCGTCGAGGAGCTGGGCATCTCGTACGACGACGTGGTGCAGCTGCTCGAGGACGAGGGCGTCGAGAAGTTCGAGGCGTCCTGGATCGACCTGCTGAACTCGACGGAGGCGGAGCTCAAGCGCCTCGCCCCATCGGAGGGCTGAAACAGTGTCAAGCAGCAACCCGCTGCGTGACGCCGCGGACCGACGGCTCCCGCGCATCGCGGGGCCGTCGGGCCTGGTCATCTTCGGCGTCACCGGCGATCTGTCCCGTAAGAAGCTGATGCCGGCCGTCTACGACCTGGCCAACCGCGGCCTGCTGCCGCCGGGCTTCTCGCTCGTCGGCTTCGCCCGCCGCGAGTGGGCGGACGAGGACTTCGCGCATGAGGTCCACGAGGCCGTCAAGGAGCATGCCCGCACCCCCTTCCGTGAGGAGGTCTGGCAGCAGCTCAGCCAGGGGATGCGTTTCGTCCAGGGCGACTTCGGCGACGACGATGCCTTCGAGACGCTGAAGAAGACGATGGAGGAGCTCGACCAGGCTCAGGGAACCGGCGGCAACTTCGCGTTCTATCTCTCCGTGCCGCCGAAATTCTTCCCCGTCGTCGTGCAGCAGCTGAAGAAGCACGGGCTGGCCGACCAGAAGGGCGGCTCCTGGCGGCGCGCCGTCATCGAGAAGCCGTTCGGTCACGACCTGGCCTCCGCCAAGGAGCTCAACGGGATCGTCCACGAGGTCTTCACGCCCGACCAGGTCTTCCGGATCGACCACTACCTGGGCAAGGAGACCGTCCAGAACATCCTGGCGCTGCGCTTCGCCAACCAGATGTACGAGCCGCTCTGGAACCGGTCGTACGTCGACCACGTCCAGATCACCATGGCCGAGGACATCGGCATCGGCGGCCGGGCCGGCTACTACGACGGCATCGGCGCCGCCCGCGACGTCATCCAGAACCATCTGCTCCAGCTGCTGGCGCTGACCGCCATGGAGGAGCCCGCCTCCTTCGACGCCGACGCACTCGCCGCGGAGAAGACCAAGGTGCTGGGTGCCGTCCGGCTGCCCAAGGACCTCGGCAAGGACACGGTTCGCGCGCAGTACGCGGAGGGCTGGCAGGGCGGCGAGAAGGCCGTCGGCTACCTCCAGGAGGACGGCATCGACCCCAAGTCGAAGACCGACACCTATGCCGCGATCAAGCTGGGCATCGACAACCGCCGCTGGGCGGGCGTCCCCTTCTATCTCCGCACCGGCAAGCGCCTCGGCCGCCGGGTCACCGAGATCGCCGTGGTGTTCCAGCGCGCCCCGCACTCCCCCTTCGACCATACGGCCACGGAGGAGCTGGGCCAGAACGCCCTGGTCATCCGGGTCCAGCCGGACGAGGGCGTGACGGTCCGCTTCGGCTCGAAGGTTCCGGGCACCTCGATGGAGGTGCGGGACGTGTCCATGGACTTCGCCTACGGCGAGTCCTTCACCGA includes these proteins:
- a CDS encoding heme o synthase gives rise to the protein MCVTAVESRPAGVALTSSPRGHRPFGARVKAFVALTKPRIIELLLITTIPVMFLAEQGVPDFRLVLATCIGGYLSAGGANALNMYIDRDIDALMDRTSQRPLVTGMVSPRECLVFGITLGVVSTLWFGLLVNWLSAALSLGALLFYVIVYTMILKRRTAQNIVWGGIAGCLPVLIGWSAVTNSMSWAAVVLFMVIFFWTPPHYWPLSMKVKEDYARVGVPMLPVIASNKVVARQIVVYSWVMVGVSLLLQPLGYTGWFYTAVALATGGWWLWEAHALQARAKTGATGAKLKEMRLFHWSITYVSLLFVAVAVDPFLR
- the tkt gene encoding transketolase; protein product: MSTKPTTTDLEWTQLDQRAVDTVRILAADAVQKVGNGHPGTAMSLAPAAYVLFQKLMRHDPADAKWAGRDRFVLSAGHSSLTLYIQLYLAGYGLELDDLKAFRTWDSKTPGHPEYGHTVGVETTTGPLGQGIANAVGMAMAARYERGLYDPEAAPGTSPFDHTIWAIAGDGCLQEGVSAEASSLAGHQKLGNLVLLWDDNHISIEGDTETAISENVMKRYEAYGWHVQRVDQLPNGDLDPVGLYNALQAAKEETGRPSFIAARSIIAWPAPHAQNTEAAHGSALGDEEVAATKRVLGFDPEKTFEVSDEVIAHTRRALDRGHDVRSEWNKAFDEWRTANPERAAEFDRIQAGELPAGWEEKLPVFEAGKGIATRAASGKVLQALGSVIPELWGGSADLAGSNNTTIDASSSFLPADNPLPEADPYGRTVHYGIREHAMGSTMNGIALHGNTRIYGGTFLVFSDYMRPPVRLAALMQVPVTYVWTHDSIGLGEDGPTHQPVEHLASLRAIPGLNIVRPADANETAIAWREILKRHDKKAPHGLALTRQGVPTYEWNEDAARGGYVLFEAEGGDARVVLIGTGSEVQLAVAAREQLQAEGIPTRVVSMPSVEWFEEQDQAYRDSVLPPSVKARVAVEAGIGLTWYRYVGEAGRVVSLEHFGASADGKVLFREFGFTADAVADAARESLAAAGR
- the tal gene encoding transaldolase, which codes for MTDALKRLSDEGVAIWLDDLSRRRITSGNLAELTDQQHVVGVTTNPSIFQKAISHGEGYEQQLADLAARKVTVDEAIRMITTADVRDAADILRPVFDTTGGQDGRVSIEVDPRLAHNTAATVAEAKQLAWLVDRPNTLIKIPATKAGLPAITEVIGLGISVNVTLIFSLERYREVMDAYLAGLEKARERGLDLSLIHSVASFFVSRVDTEIDKRLDALGTDEAKALRGKAALANARLAYQAYEEVFGAADTSTPGSDRWAALDKAQANKQRPLWASTGVKDPAYKNTLYVDELVAPGTVNTMPEATLDATADHGEITGNTIAGTYEQARAELDAVEELGISYDDVVQLLEDEGVEKFEASWIDLLNSTEAELKRLAPSEG
- the zwf gene encoding glucose-6-phosphate dehydrogenase, whose product is MSSSNPLRDAADRRLPRIAGPSGLVIFGVTGDLSRKKLMPAVYDLANRGLLPPGFSLVGFARREWADEDFAHEVHEAVKEHARTPFREEVWQQLSQGMRFVQGDFGDDDAFETLKKTMEELDQAQGTGGNFAFYLSVPPKFFPVVVQQLKKHGLADQKGGSWRRAVIEKPFGHDLASAKELNGIVHEVFTPDQVFRIDHYLGKETVQNILALRFANQMYEPLWNRSYVDHVQITMAEDIGIGGRAGYYDGIGAARDVIQNHLLQLLALTAMEEPASFDADALAAEKTKVLGAVRLPKDLGKDTVRAQYAEGWQGGEKAVGYLQEDGIDPKSKTDTYAAIKLGIDNRRWAGVPFYLRTGKRLGRRVTEIAVVFQRAPHSPFDHTATEELGQNALVIRVQPDEGVTVRFGSKVPGTSMEVRDVSMDFAYGESFTESSPEAYERLILDVLLGDANLFPRVEEVELSWMILDPIEEHWDRHGKPAAYRAGTWGPAEADEMLARDGRSWRRP